A part of Miscanthus floridulus cultivar M001 chromosome 6, ASM1932011v1, whole genome shotgun sequence genomic DNA contains:
- the LOC136458804 gene encoding uncharacterized protein: MDSLKPLSLPHFFSSLAFSPCSPFAHHHGVLEARFSATLRLAPPAALSNGRVVAARCPGLLQPSISNSAVNSCAQPLTLKSTKTGSTGEREYAVSVMQGYQYHEHMQDPDKNKMMTYSKVEKNAKSIVKIKGVHSGFLPSVARKECAANHGRSRDFCNITLQVCVWGATFCANLSHQRVANAPRAMAGD, encoded by the exons ATGGACAGCTTGAAGCCGCTCTCGCTCCCCCATTTTTTCTCCTCCCTCGCCTTCTCCCCTTGCTCCCCGTTCGCGCACCACCACGGAGTGCTGGAGGCGCGCTTCTCGGCGACCCTTCGCCTTGCACCGCCGGCCGCGCTCTCCAACGGCCGCGTCGTCGCCGCTCGCTGCCCGGGTCTGCTGCAGCCGAG CATATCAAATTCTGCTGTCAATTCGTGTGCTCAGCCTTTGACGCTAAAGTCTACTAAGACTGGTTCGACTGGAGAACGTGAGTATGCAGTGTCGGTTATGCAAGGATACCAATACCATGAACATATGCAAGATCCT GACAAGAACAAGATGATGACTTATTCGAAGGTGGAGAAGAATGCCAAGAGCATAGTAAAGATCAAGGGTGTGCATTCTGGTTTTCTTCCAAGTGTGGCGAGGAAAGAATGCGCTGCTAATCATGGCAGATCAAGAGATTTTTGCAACATCACTTTACAG GTGTGTGTTTGGGGTGCCACTTTTTGTGCCAATCTATCACATCAGAGGGTTGCAAATGCACCCCGTGCAATGGCTGGGGACTAA
- the LOC136460915 gene encoding uncharacterized protein produces MDLLKKQSASMDVNLGTIDHKKEEQRARNQPAASVQMNRDENNFLNIDDKLMSIDANQKECGQILNSVTTLGTIDKKKDELRARNREYQRQYRERRKNKVCIGDQNLAPGNNPVTKEKKHDNQVSRIRRRTLVGLGVEQSCQNSIPVEHCVNTCVPFKKTDKEPYNSGIFEPENPIHGIEENDLDCLDPTEGDHDIYEDDDARVFNDKDFQYECYMESESVAKKPDRYDFVYNNLPKDHFVLRKVPNCAFCHAKRFPGEGPTFCCRKGLVNIFIPEVPDELQQLFTNQTDADAKYFRNHIRIKRSPHLDAQLIIKILNILENNPYVQTFRSLGTLPNLQAYTIALNTKISVDQRRFNAPTMGQVAAIWMDGNDPQHRFERSIIIYGHENHPHYIRAYHGCYDPLAYPLFYPNGETGWEDKMILYQDQPVSKPRRKYTKRKKQVDDDNDADDGNNEDIEIRDKESRRYVSAREYLCFRLQIREGEFNIFWGGRLFQQWAVDMYVKVESMRLDWYSKPEHQDLIRADLYQGLIDTLAAREARASEAGKRIVLSKDFHGSDRDVHARFMDAMTLVTRFGKPDLFITMTCNPYWNEIMEELLPGQTAQDRPDVVTRVYRARLLNLHDDLIKKGVLGKVAAYAHVTEFQKRGLPHEHFLLIMEPNTKLRSPDDYDKFISAELPDPVKYPVLHKLVCKHMMHGPCDTHAQKIDEIKQYRNARCITAIEAMYRLYGFPLYSMSPPVLQMQVHLPGMHMVSFKSRDDLNDVVKRERSKRSMLTEYFVTNMDNPRARKYLYREFPEYFIWNKSHKRWEPRKKRIQIDRLVYAHPTEGERYYLRVLLNHVKGATSFEDPRTWHGATYPTFRQACEVMGFVETDETLDACLSESAVFQMPCALRRLFATIMVFCECANVRSLWDKHFESMAEDYRRSHGKSSLVEKKVLRDISNHLASRGRDIRNYGLPELEELDDLSRDYYREFTEEMKVGFDKDHLKLIDTLNVQQRAAFDEILDHVLNKRSCVFFVDGPRGTGKTYLYKALLAKVRSLNLIAIATATSGIAASIMPGGRTAHSRFKVPIKLDANSMCNFTKQSGTAMLLREASLIIWDEVAMTKRQAIETLDRTFQDIMGCDQPFGGKVMLFGGDFRQVLPVVPRGTRAQITDATLLKSYLWENVRRIRLTQNMRAQNDKWFSEYLLRIGNGTEETYDDGYVQLPDDILIGCNDEDFTENSVKNKKISLEDASINILIDRVFPNLQANCKSTEYMRERAILSTRNEYVDAVNALMIDRFPGEEKVYYSFDSVDDDSRNNYPIDFLNTITPNGLPPHELKVKKNCPVILLRNLDPHNGLCNGTRLIIRGFQNNSIDAEIVNGQFEGTRVFIPRIPMSPSEDLSLPFKFKRKQFPIRLSFAMTINKAQGQTIPNVGIYLPEPVFSHGQLYVALSRGVSRKSTWVLTKTNKAIDPTGKRTKNIVYRDILEL; encoded by the exons ATGGATTTGTTAAAG AAACAATCAGCTTCTATGGATGTAAATCTAGGAACCATTGATCACAAGAAAGAGGAACAACGTGCACGGAATC AACCTGCAGCTTCCGTCCAGATGAATCGTGATGAGAACAATTTCCTTAACATAGATGACAAG CTCATGTCCATAGATGCAAATCAAAAGGAGTGCGGACAGATATTGAACAGCGTTACTACTTTGGGGACCATtgacaagaagaaagatgaactACGCGCAAGAAATCGTGAGTACCAGCGACAATatcgagaaagaagaaaaaacaaagtaTGTATTGGTGATCAAAATCTTGCCCCTGGCAACAATCCAGTTACCAAAGAGAAAAAACACGACAATCAAGTGTCGCGGATCAGAAGGCGTACCTTGGTAGGGTTGGGTGTGGAACAATCTTGTCAAAACTCTATCCCGGTGGAGCATTGTGTAAATACTTGTGTTCCATTCAAGAAAACTGATAAAGAGCCATATAACTCGGGTATTTTTGAACCTGAGAATCCAATACATGGGATAGAGG aaAATGATTTAGATTGTCTCGATCCAACTGAAGGTGATCATGACATATACGAGGACGATGATGCAAGGGTTTTCAATGACAAAG ATTTTCAATATGAGTGCTATATGGAATCTGAATCAGTGGCAAAGAAACCCGATCGTTATGACTTTGTATATAACAATCTTCCTAAAGATCATTTTGTGTTAAGAAAGGTGCCCAATTGTGCATTCTGTCATGCTAAAAGGTTCCCTGGTGAAGGTCCTACATTCTGTTGCAGAAAGGGACTTGTCAATATATTTATACCAGAAGTGCCTGATGAACTTCAACAATTGTTCACCAATCAAACGGATGCTGATGCAAAGTATTTTAGAAATCACATAAG GATTAAGAGGTCTCCACATCTTGATGCTCAGTTGATCATAAAAATACTGAACATCCTAGAGAACAATCCTTATGTGCAAACGTTCAGGAGTCTAGGCACCCTGCCTAACCTGCAAGCCTACACAATTGCTCTCAATACAAAGATATCTGTTGATCAAAGGAGATTCAATGCGCCTACAATGGGACAAGTGGCTGCGATATGGATGGATGGAAATGATCCCCAACACAGATTTGAGAGGAGCATAATAATATATGGCCACGAGAACCATCCCCATTATATCAGGGCTTATCATGGCTGCTATGATCCTTTGGCCTATCCTTTATTTTATCCAAACGGTGAAACTGGTTGGGAGGATAAAATGATACTGTACCAAGATCAGCCTGTTTCAAAGCCGAGGAGAAAATATACAAAACGTAAAAAACAAG TGGACGATGATAACGATGCTGATGATGGAAACAATGAGGATATTGAAATTCGAG ATAAAGAATCTCGACGTTACGTGAGCGCCAGAGAATACTTATGTTTTAGGCTACAAATTCGTGAAGGGGAATTTAACATCTTTTGGGGTGGCCGTCTTTTCCAACAATGGGCCGTGGACATGTACGTGAAAGTTGAGTCAATGCGTTTAGACTGGTACTCCAAACCGGAGCATCAAGATCTAATCCGTGCTGATCTTTACCAG GGTCTAATCGACACACTTGCTGCTAGAGAGGCCCGTGCTTCAGAAGCAGGAAAAAGAATTGTCTTATCCAAAGATTTCCATGGAAGTGATAGAGATGTTCATGCGAGATTTATGGATGCAATGACTTTAGTTACCAGATTTGGAAAGCCTGATCTTTTTATAACAATGACATGCAACCCTTATTGGAATGAAATAATGGAAGAGTTATTGCCTGGACAGACCGCTCAAGATCGTCCTGATGTGGTGACAAGAGTTTACAGAGCCAGATTACTAAACTTGCATGACGATTTGATTAAAAAGGGAGTCCTTGGAAAGGTTGCAGCATATGCTCATGTGACGGAGTTTCAGAAGAGAGGCCTACCACATGAACACTTCCTTTTGATTATGGAACCAAATACTAAGTTGAGGAGTCCAGATGACTATGATAAGTTTATATCAGCGGAGCTACCTGACCCAGTTAAATATCCAGTGTTACATAAGTTGGTTTGCAAGCATATGATGCATGGTCCTTGTG ATACTCATGCACAAAAAATTGATGAGATTAAGCAATACAGAAATGCAAGATGCATAACTGCTATAGAGGCGATGTACAGGCTGTATGGATTTCCTTTGTATTCTATGTCACCACCTGTACTACAGATGCAAGTGCACCTACCAGGTATGCATATGGTGTCATTCAAATCTAGAGATGATCTAAATGATGTTGTCAAGAGAGAAAGGTCAAAGAGGTCAATGCTTACAGAGTATTTCGTAACAAACATGGACAATCCTAGAGCTCGAAAATATTTATACAGGGAGTTCCCAGAATACTTCATTTGGAACAAGTCTCATAAACGCTGGGAGCCTAGAAAAAAACGCATACAGATTGATAGACTTGTGTATGCGCACCCTACTGAAGGTGAAAGATACTACCTACGGGTGCTCTTAAACCATGTGAAGGGTGCAACCTCATTTGAGGATCCTAGAACTTGGCATGGTGCTACATATCCTACGTTTAGACAGGCTTGTGAGGTCATGGGCTTTGTGGAAACCGATGAAACACTAGATGCATGCTTATCTGAATCTGCAGTATTCCAAATGCCTTGTGCTCTTAGGAGGTTATTTGCAACTATTATGGTTTTTTGTGAGTGCGCCAATGTTCGTAGTCTCTGGGACAAGCATTTTGAATCAATGGCTGAGGACTACCGTCGATCCCATGGGAAGTCTAGCTTGGTTGAGAAAAAGGTTCTTAGAGACATATCGAATCATCTTGCTTCAAGGGGCAGAGATATTAGAAACTATGGCCTTCCAGAACTGGAGGAATTAG ATGATTTATCAAGAGACTATTATAGAGAGTTTACTGAGGAGATGAAGGTTGGTTTTGACAAAGATCATTTAAAACTTATTGATACACTAAATGTACAGCAACGGGCTGCTTTCGATGAGATACTAGATCATGTGCTCAACAAACGAAGCTGTGTATTCTTTGTTGATGGTCCTAGAGGCACCGGAAAGACATATCTTTATAAGGCTTTGTTGGCTAAGGTTCGATCATTGAATCTTATTGCCATTGCTACTGCGACGTCTGGTATAGCAGCGTCTATTATGCCCGGTGGCCGCACTGCTCACTCGCGATTCAAGGTTCCTATCAAGCTAGATGCTAATTCCATGTGTAACTTTACAAAACAAAGTGGGACTGCTATGTTGCTTAGAGAGGCATCTTTGATAATATGGGATGAAGTTGCTATGACAAAGAGGCAAGCAATAGAAACACTTGATAGAACATTTCAGGATATAATGGGTTGCGATCAACCTTTTGGGGGTAAGGTCATGTTGTTTGGAGGTGACTTTAGGCAGGTTCTTCCTGTTGTGCCACGAGGTACACGAGCCCAAATCACAGATGCTACTTTGCTCAAATCATATTTATGGGAAAATGTTCGAAGGATTCGGCTTACTCAAAATATGCGAGCTCAAAATGACAAATGGTTCTCAGAATACCTATTAAGAATTGGAAATGGCacggaagaaacatatgatgatgGATATGTTCAGCTGCCTGATGACATTCTGATTGGATGCAACGATGAAGATTTCACAGAGAATTCcgtaaaaaataaaaagataagtTTAGAAGATGCTTCCATTAACATTCTTATCGATCGAGTGTTTCCAAATCTACAAGCGAATTGCAAATCTACAGAATATATGCGCGAGCGTGCGATTCTTTCTACGAGGAATGAGTACGTCGATGCAGTAAATGCATTAATGATTGATAGATTTCCTGGAGAAGAAAAGGTGTACTACAGTTTTGACTCGGTCGATGATGATTCAAGAAATAATTATCCTATTGATTTCCTTAACACCATTACTCCAAATGGGTTGCCTCCACATGAGCTCAAGGTTAAAAAGAATTGCCCTGTTATCTTGCTGCGCAACCTAGATCCTCACAATGGGCTTTGCAATGGGACACGGCTGATAATCAGAGGATTTCAAAACAACTCAATCGACGCTGAAATTGTTAATGGGCAGTTTGAAGGAACTAGAGTGTTCATACCAAGGATTCCTATGTCACCTTCTGAGGACCTTTCATTGCCATTCAAATTTAAGAGGAAGCAATTTCCAATCAGATTGAGTTTCGCGATGACAAtaaataaagcccaaggtcaaacCATACCTAATGTAGGTATTTACCTACCTGAGCCAGTATTCTCTCATGGCCAACTCTATGTAGCATTATCAAGGGGTGTTTCACGAAAAAGTACATGGGTGTTGACAAAAACAAACAAAGCTATTGATCCAACAGGAAAGAGGACAAAAAATATTGTATATAGAGATATTCTGGAGTTATGA
- the LOC136458805 gene encoding uncharacterized protein, giving the protein MAAVASPALRLRPRAASPPAPSSSAPPRCRFGSFSHSCFKFARPFPVQRVSGSAMQHLGTIKGQVLSSISDHDGRLHIKRTICFAATDKQEPVVSLTSDMPVLQETESGTKVTPASENFYFSGRGAGKPGFISFHGSSFQKTTVESVPHPGKEASRLVWFIGPTILVSFLVLPSLYLRKVLSAVFEDSLLTDFLILFFTEALFYGGVAIFVFLIDKVWRPLQQVAPKSYIWSKSRFFRISSVTTMVLSLIIPLLTMGMVWPWTGPAASATLAPYLVGLVVQFAFEQYARHRKSPSWPVIPIIFKVYRLHQLNRAAQLVTALTFSVRGTETTNQTLAIMNSLGALLTVLQILGVICVWSLSSFLMRFLPSSDIPDP; this is encoded by the exons ATGGCCGCCGTGGCAAGCCCCGCCCTCCGGCTCCGCCCGAGGGCCGCCTCTCCGCCGGCGCCCTCTTCCTCCGCCCCTCCTCGCTGTCGCTTCGGCTCCTTCTCTCACTCCTGTTTCAAG TTTGCGAGGCCATTTCCAGTTCAGAGAGTCAGTGGAAGTGCGATGCAGCATTTAGGTACTATAAAAG GTCAAGTCTTAAGCAGCATCAGCGACCATGATGGACGACTTCATATTAAGAGAACTATATGCTTCGCTGCTACCGACAAGCAGGAGCCAGTCGTTTCACTTACCTCAGACATGCCGGTTTTGCAAGAGACAGAAAGTGGTACTAAAGTTACCCCTGCATCTGAAAACTTCTACTTCTCTGGCAGAGGTGCTGGTAAACCAGGATTCATCTCTTTTCATGGAAGCAGCTTCCAAAAGACAACTGTGGAGAGCGTGCCACATCCTGGCAAGGAAGCATCTCGATTAGTTTGGTTTATTGGCCCTACTATCCTCGTGTCTTTCTTGGTTCTTCCATCTCTTTACTTGCGCAAAGTACTCTCAGCCGTGTTTGAAGATTCCTTGTTGACTG ATTTTCTTATACTATTCTTTACCGAGGCTTTGTTTTATGGGGGAGTTGCAATTTTTGTCTTCTTGATTGATAAAGTCTGGAGACCTTTGCAGCAAGTGGCACCGAAGAGTTACATTTGGTCAAAATCCAGATTCTTCCGTATTTCCTCAGTAACAACAATGGTTCTGAGCTTGATAATACCTCTTTTAACAATGGGCATGGTATGGCCCTGGACTGGACCAGCAGCATCAGCGACTCTTGCCCCTTATTTGGTTGGACTCGTTGTACAGTTTGCATTTGAACAGTATGCACGGCATCGGAAATCACCTTCTTGGCCGGTGATTCCTATTATCTTCAAG GTATACAGGCTTCACCAATTGAACAGGGCAGCTCAGCTGGTGACGGCACTCACATTTTCTGTCAGAGGAACAGAGACAACAAATCAAACTCTGGCTATCATGAACTCATTAGGAGCATTGCTGACTGTTCTTCAAATTCTTGGCGTTATTTGTGTTTGGTCTCTCTCAAGCTTTCTGATGAGGTTTCTTCCCTCTTCAGACATTCCTGATCCCTGA